One window from the genome of Cyclobacterium amurskyense encodes:
- a CDS encoding peptidyl-prolyl cis-trans isomerase: MTGSIMLFMSSCDLFKMKNEQADTDDAIVATVGNANLYHSDIDHISREMSPDLDSAELVNRYIQSWVKKQLVIREASQNLTLNEAEINRKLLDYRYALIAYEFEKNYVEKTLDKDVTQKEIEEYYTNNNQNFALKEIIVRTNFVKLEKNIPQRRQLERLLNRNSESQKEELKEFAIRYANNYFMEDSTWINFDDIILNTPLTKNNNHVQLLRNEKLIHVDDETYAYYFKILEYRLQDQVPPLEFVKDEISKIIVNKRRAEIAEKLKRDIYNNALENNEFTIYE; encoded by the coding sequence ATGACAGGAAGCATTATGCTTTTCATGTCTTCATGCGATTTGTTCAAGATGAAAAATGAACAAGCGGATACAGATGATGCTATTGTGGCCACAGTTGGTAATGCGAATCTTTACCATTCAGACATTGACCACATAAGCAGAGAAATGTCTCCGGATTTGGATTCAGCTGAATTGGTAAATCGTTATATCCAAAGTTGGGTAAAAAAGCAATTGGTTATCCGTGAAGCAAGCCAAAACCTCACACTTAACGAGGCTGAGATTAACAGAAAATTACTGGACTACAGGTATGCACTGATTGCTTATGAATTCGAGAAAAACTACGTAGAAAAAACACTTGACAAAGACGTAACCCAAAAAGAAATTGAAGAGTATTACACAAATAACAACCAGAACTTCGCGTTAAAGGAGATAATCGTACGAACCAATTTTGTAAAACTTGAAAAAAACATTCCTCAAAGAAGGCAGTTGGAACGCTTGCTAAATAGGAACAGCGAGAGTCAAAAGGAAGAATTAAAGGAGTTTGCCATTCGCTATGCCAACAATTATTTCATGGAGGACTCCACATGGATCAACTTCGATGACATAATATTAAATACACCCTTGACAAAAAACAACAACCATGTTCAATTGCTCCGTAACGAAAAGTTGATACATGTAGATGATGAAACCTATGCCTATTATTTCAAAATATTGGAATACAGACTTCAGGATCAGGTTCCTCCTTTGGAATTTGTGAAAGACGAGATTTCAAAAATCATCGTAAATAAAAGAAGAGCAGAGATTGCTGAAAAATTAAAAAGAGATATTTATAACAATGCACTTGAAAACAATGAGTTTACCATATATGAATAA